A genomic window from Lotus japonicus ecotype B-129 chromosome 1, LjGifu_v1.2 includes:
- the LOC130747394 gene encoding uncharacterized protein LOC130747394, with protein MSGPWLTWNVRGLGGSTKREAVKKSVMQLKPELLLIQETKLNEQQQRTITLWTQSFNMQHVESYSVGIAGGLMCLWRESSLQVLTAAVETWFILLTVKLPNLNQSFLVGNVYGPHSEADRRLCFEALKNRVMRYGGLVSLGGDFNAVLLGSERSSGGVLHVGDLSCQQFVQDNNLVELPLNNGDFTWFSSRNEGLWSRLDRWLVSDEKLFGP; from the coding sequence ATGTCTGGACCTTGGTTAACTTGGAATGTCCGCGGGCTAGGAGGTTCAACAAAACGTGAGGCAGTGAAAAAATCAGTGATGCAATTGAAACCGGAACTTTTGCTGATACAGGAAACAAAACTGAATGAGCAACAACAACGTACAATAACTCTATGGACTCAAAGTTTTAATATGCAGCATGTTGAGTCTTATTCTGTGGGAATAGCAGGTGGATTGATGTGTTTATGGAGGGAGAGCTCTTTGCAGGTCCTGACAGCGGCTGTAGAAACCTGGTTTATTCTTCTGACTGTGAAACTTCCTAATCTGAATCAGTCATTTCTAGTAGGCAATGTATATGGTCCTCATTCGGAGGCTGATCGCAGACTATGTTTTGAAGCTTTGAAGAATCGTGTTATGCGCTATGGTGGCTTGGTGAGTCTTGGGGGTGATTTTAACGCAGTCCTGCTTGGTTCAGAACGATCCTCAGGAGGAGTCTTACATGTGGGTGATTTATCGTGTCAGCAGTTTGTGCAGGACAACAATTTAGTGGAGCTGCCTTTGAACAACGGTGATTTTACTTGGTTTTCAAGCCGTAATGAAGGTCTGTGGAGTCGTCTGGATCGCTGGTTGGTGTCTGATGAGAAGCTGTTTGGGCCATGA